The sequence AACTCAAAAGCCCTTGAAAACAGATCCCGAATATCCTCATTCGAAGGCTCTGCCGGTGCCGGCATGAGCCCGGGATGCACAGCATCGGCTTTTTCAGGAAAGCCATTTCTCTCGTCGGCATCATCCGGAATACCGGCCGCCTTTCTTTTCGTCATGCCGAAAATCCTGAACAATGCCGAGGGAATTATTCTGTCTGCATTATGCAAGCTCACCGGAATCTCCTTATGCAAGTTTTTCAAGAACCCGAAGTTTTGCGCTTCGTGATCTCGGATTCAATGATAGTTCCTGCTGCCCCGAAGCAACAGGTTTTCGGGTTACAACCGCGAATTCCGCTTTTTTCAGCGGCTCGGTGAGACCCACTCCCCTTGGGCCCCAGTCGCTGCTCGATTGAGCGGTAAAAAAGGACTTGACCATCCTGTCTTCGAGAGAGTGATAACTTATTACCGCAAGACGACCCTGCGCGGAAAGCAGTGAAGCGCCGTCGGCAAGCACCTGCTCAAGGACTTCAAGTTCCCGGTTTACCTCAACGCGCAATGCCTGAAATACACGGGAAAGCGTTTTAATCACCCGATCCGGACGGGCTTCCCGCAGCCGGATAATCTCCGCAAGCTCTTCCGTGCGCAAAATCGACCCGTGTTTTTCGCGATAATCGATTATTCCTCGTGCGATGCTTCTGCTTCGCGGCTCTTCGCCATACCGGAAAAACAGCGTTACGAGTTCTCGCTCACTCAGAGTATTGACCAGATCGGCGGCACTTGATTCCGCCTCCGGGTCCATCCGCATATCAAGCGGCCCACTGCGCATATAGCTGAACCCTCTTTCCGGAGTATCGATCTGCGCGGAAGAAACGCCAAGATCAAGCAGAATCCCTGCCACCGAATCCGTGAAGTGTCGCTCAGCACTGATTTTTCGCACAATCGCCGCTATCGCGCTGAAATTCCCTTTAATGATCGCCGTGCTTCCGGAAAAGCCCGAAAGCTTCTCGGATGCGGCCTTCAGAGCATGGTCATCCTGATCGATTCCTATCAGAAAAGAATCCGCAAGAAAGCCCTTCCTCTCAAGCTCTTCAAGGATCGCCAGCGAATGGCCACCACCGCCAAGCGTGCCGTCAACATAAACCCCCGGCATCCGCACCAGCAGTTGAAGAACTTCGGCAGCAAGCACCGGCTCATGATAGCTCCCGATACCCATGATATTAAAAGTACCTGCCTGCCAGCGCAGTAAACCTTCCTGCATTGTCATGTAAAACCGAAGCGAGACGTTCAGGCTCCCAGATAACCATCTTCGTATCGGCACCTATAATGACAAGCTCTTTCATAATGCCCGCATGATCGAGAAACTCTTTTGTAAGAGGAATCCGACCCTGCCGGTCAACAGTAACAACATCGAGACTTTCGTAAATCATGGTTTTCAGCAGTCGTTCTTCAGGATTGAAATCCGAAAGTCCGGCAAGGCTCTTCTTCATCTCCTGCCAGACATCCGGCTCATAAAGTTCCAATGAGCCATCAGGCGCTTTCATAAGATATAAGTATATTCCATCACCGGAACCGTCAGAACCCTTTCGCTTGTCTTCCGCAACGACACCGTTTCCACGAACAAAATCTCTGCGGAACCTGGCAGGAATCATCAGCCGGCCCTTTTCATCGAGAGCATGCAGTTCTTTTCCAATAAAACCTGCCATGAGAACGGCTCCGGAGAAACAGTTATCAGATTTCAGAGACTTTTTCGGCTTTTACCCGATCGATCTACCTGAAAAAAAGCATAAACACCCGCAGGAGCAAAAACGCTCCCATTTTTTACCATTTTTCACCACTTAAAAATGTATGAAAAAGGTTGAACTAAAAAAATATTCATTTCTTTTACATCGCATGCCATTCGCTCCGATTCACCTCATGCCTGCTGTTCATGAAACACAATGAACTGGTTATTGACGGCTATAACCTTTTACACAAACTCTGCCCCGCTTCAGCCGGAACCGCGCTCGATGAGCTCCGCAGAAAAATGGAAACCACTCTTCGGAGTTTTCAACTGCGCCGTAAATGCAGCATAACCGTTGTTTACGACGGTAGCGGCATACGGGATTCATCCTGCGGCAATACGCTGCACACTATCTATACGGCTTCGTCAAAAACTGCTGATGCCTGGATTATCGATTACGTAAAATCATTGAACACAAGCAGAAAAATGGTTACTATTGTAAGTTCAGACCGTGAAGTAACTCTTTACGGAAAAGCTTACGGGGCAAAATGCCTCACTTCCGAAGAATTTATAGGGTTGCTTGAAAAAAGCAGGCCTCCTGCCGGAAAGAACGACCGGGATTATAACAGTAAGTACACAAACGGTTTTCTTGACAGCAATGAAGTGAAGAAATGGAAGCACCTGTTCGAGAGCGGCAGGTAATGAACTTTTTTCAGGCTCTTGTCCGGCACGGCGATGCCGGCCATGATGGTATTATCTATTCAAACTGTATATCAATAATGTCCGAAAGTACTCTCAGCAACACCGGCCATTGGCGTGAACTCGAAGAGTGGAGAAAAAAAATAGACGCTATCGATCGGCAGCTGTCTGCACTCCTGTGCGAAAGACTCCAGTGCGCACGCAACATAAGCACGCTTAAAGCAAGAATCGGCGAGCAGGTTCTCCAGCCGGAACGGGAAAAGGAGGTACTCTGCAATGTTGTCAGCCAGGCAGACTCTGACGAAAAGATACCAGCGCTCGAAAAAATCTATCACTGTATTATCGAAGAATCGCGTCTGTTCCAGCACGAACGACACGGTGGACAGGAGCATACCGGAGAGTAAAACCGGCTTCATCAATCATGCTGTCAGACAAGTCCCTTTTACGAAAAACCCTGATCGCCATCCTGCTCCTTGCGGCCTCGGTTTTCAGTTCGATCCTGTTCATTCCGGGCCTCAACACCTCGGGAAAAATCACCGCAATTACCGTGCATCGGGGAATGGGGTTTATGCGCATTGTCGATGAGATGCAGAAAAGCGGCACAATCAAGAGTCGATGGCAAACCATTATGACCGGAAGATCTCTTCCGGGATTTCACAAGATCAAGCCTGGAAGATACTCCGTTCCGCCGGGACTGTCGAATTTTCAGTTGCTTTACTTCCTGCGCACCCATCCTCAGGACGAAGAGCAGATCACCATTCCCGAAGGTCTTGAACAGCGGGAGATCGCCCGCCTGCTCGCATCCCGGCTCGATATGGATTCCATCCGCTTCATGTCGGCAGTGCAGAACCGCAGATTTCTCGATCGTCACGGCATTACAGGCAACAGTGCGGAAGGATACCTGTTCCCGGGAACCTATCATTTCGCATGGGCGGATACTCCTGAAGAAGCTGCAGGTTTTCTTGTCCGGCAGTTCAGGTCCTTCTATAGCGACAGCCTGAAAAAGCGCACAGCTTCACAAGGGCTGACGGAACGCGCATTGCTGACAATCGCCTCAATAGTTGAGGCGGAAACTCCGCTCGATGCAGAAAAGCCGGTCGTTGCAAGCGTCTATCTTAACCGGCTTGAAAAAAACATGCGCCTCCAGGCGGATCCAACCGTACAGTACGCTCTCGGACAGGAAGCACGTCTGCTCTTTTACAAGGATCTCAGGATTGACTCCCCCTATAACACCTACCGTCACGACGGACTGCCTCCGGGGCCTATCTGCAATCCCGGAGCCTCGTCGATTCTTGCCGTACTGAATCCGGCTCAGACAGAATACCTCTATTTTGTAGCTACGGGGACCGGAGGCCATTATTTCGCATCGACACTTGCCGGGCACGAACAGAATATCAGAAAATACCGGGCCGCCCGTAACAGCGGGAAACCATGAAACAGAAGCCGCATGCATCCGGTTGCATGAAAGAAATAAATTATATTAGTATTCTGAGTTTTTAATTCATCCCATAACCAACCTTCATATTACAATGCAGAAAAAGACCTTGTCTGACATAACGATCCAAGGCAAACGGGTACTGATGCGTGTCGATTTCAATGTCCCCCTCGACGAGGAGAAAAACATCACAGACGACAAACGAATCGTTGAAGCGCTTCCGTCGATTAAAAAAATCATTGAAAACGGAGGACGCCTTATCCTCATGTCCCATCTCGGGAGGCCAAAAGGCAAACCGAACCAGGATTTTTCCCTTACTCCGGCAGCGGAGAGGCTCTCGGAACTTCTCGACTGTCCCGTCATCATGGCCGGCGACTGCATCGGTACCGAAGTAATGCAACAGGTGCTTGCATTGCAGGACGGAGAAGTCATCATGCTGGAGAACCTTCGTTTTCACCCTGAAGAAGAGGCAAATGATCCGGATTTTGCAAAGGAACTCGCCTCGCTTGGAGAGATCTACGTAAACGATGCATTCGGAACGGCCCACAGAGCGCATGCATCTACCGAAGGCATAACCAGATATGTCCAGACCGCGGTTGCCGGATATCTTATCGAAAAAGAGCTGATGTACCTCGGCAAAGCCCTTCAGGAACCCGAAAGGCCTTTCGTAGCCATTCTCGGCGGCTCCAAAATTTCCGGCAAAATCGATGTACTGGAAAATCTCTTCAATAAGGTCGACACCGTCCTGATAGGAGGGGCTATGGTCTTTACCTTCTTCAAGGCGCAGGGACTTGGTACGGGAAACTCGCTGGTTGAAGAGAACAAACTCGAGCTGGCGCTCAGCCTGATTGAACAGGCCGCCCGGAAAAACATAAAACTGCTGCTTCCTCAGGATATCATCATTGCACCTGAAATTTCTGCGGATGCCGAAAGCATGGCTGTTGCCGTAAACGCAATTCCTGATGGCATGATCGGCGTGGATATCGGCCCGGAAACAAGAGCCGCCTACAGACAGGAAATTCTTGGCGCCCGTACGGTACTCTGGAACGGTCCGATGGGAGTATTTGAAATCGACCGTTTTGCAGAAGGAACCATTGCCATTGCCGAAGCCATGGCTGACGCCACTGCTGCCGGAGCGACAACCATTATCGGCGGAGGTGATTCCGCTGCTGCGGTTGCCAAAGCCGGTCTGGCCGATCAGATAACCCATATTTCAACGGGTGGAGGAGCAAGTCTGGAATTTCTTGAAGGAAAGGAACTCCCTGGTATCGCCGCTCTGAACGATTAAGCGGCCATACCCATTACACTCGATGTACAGCAACAGATGACCGAAACATGAATTATAACAATCAGCCATACAGCCCCGGGGGATTTCAGGTTATGCCCCCGGCCATCAAAACCATCATTCTGGCAAATGTTGCGGTCTTTCTGTTCCAGATCTCCCCTTTCGGAGCGTTTATTACCGCTGCCGGAGCGCTGTGGCCTCTTGCTTCCGAAAATCAGGTGGGCGTTTCGTTCCAGATATGGCAGCCGGTGACCTACATGTTTCTGCACGGCAGCTTCGGGCACCTCTTTTTCAATATGTTCGCGCTTTGGATATTCGGTGCGGAACTCGAAAATTACTGGGGGACCAGGCAGTTCAACATCTATTACTTCGTCTGCGGCATTGGAGCCGCAGTAATCAACCTGCTCACGACCATAGGAGACGCCTATCCGACGGTAGGAGCATCGGGAGCAATTTACGGTGTCCTGCTCGCTTTCGGCATGATGTTTCCAAACCGTTACATCTTCCTGTATTTTCTTTTCCCCATTAAGGCAAAGTATTTTGTCGCCGGATATGCAGCCATAGAATTCCTGTCAGGACTTGGCAGCAGAACGATGGGAAGCGGCAGCAACATAGCTCACTTTGCCCATCTCGGAGGCATGCTGATCGGGTTCCTCTACATCATCATCAGGAGACAGGGCTGGACCCTGAAACAATGGACCGGGAAGTTACAACCGGTAAAAAAGAATCCCAGGCAGGCGGCAATACACCATATCAACGAAAGAGACAAACCGGTACCGGAGGAAGAGATCGATGCAATTCTTGACAAAATCTCCAGCAAAGGCTATGAATCGTTGAGTAACGAGGAAAAACGAAAGCTCCTGAAGGCTGGAGGAAAATAACGCCCGATAACAGGCTTGACTTTCACTGTCCCATGAAAGGAACAAAACAAATTTTTGATTCGGCAAAAAACAAAGCCTCGTCTCTGCTTAAAGACCCGGTGAAAACAAAAAAACTGCTCGATACGGCATTCAGCAGATCCTCATCGGCCAAAAACAGCACATTCCCACTCTTCGGTCTTGGAGAAAAAGTCCAGGCTCTCGTAAGAATGATACGATCCTATGTACAGAAGGAGTACGTGGATATCCCCTGGCAGACCATTATAGCCGTGACGGCAGCGCTGATCTACCTTGTCGCACCATTTGATGCTCTGGCCGATTTCATTCCGCTTCTGGGCTTTGCCGACGATGCCGCTATTCTTTCCGCTGTACTGGCCTCGATCAATCAGGATCTTGAACGGTTCCTCGCATGGGAAAAATCAAAATGCGAAAATGCCGAACCCGCTATTTATGAAGAAATCGACACTCAGGAGATCAACACTCAGTAATGATCGATCCTCTCGAAACAGGCAACGCTTTCTACATGCACCGTGTGAGGAAACATATCGACCGGCTGCACTGAAACCAACCGGTATCCGTAACGGGAGATCTCCTTGCCGTCTCTGGCAAGATTCGAAGGATTGCAGCTCACATAGACGATCGTACGGGCTCTGAGTTTGAGCATGGTTTCAAGAGCTTTCGGATGCATGCCCGCTCTTGGAGGGTCCGTCACAATAACACCAGGAGCATCATAATTTTCAAGTTTCTGAAGCATAGCATGAAAATCTTTCAGATCTGTCTGAAAAAACACAGCATTGGTGATGCCATTCAAATCGGCGTTCTTTGCCGCATCACTGAGTGAACTCTCTACAACCTCCAACCCTGCCGCCATCCGACAATGCCTTGCAAGATAGAGCGTTATGGTGCCGGTCCCGCAGTAAAGATCATAAACGGTATCATCCGGCCTGATTCCCGCCACTTTGAGGATCTCAGCGTAGAGAACTGCTGCCTGTGACGAGTTTGTCTGGAAAAACGAATTCGCAGATACCCTGAAATCGAGTTCGCCAAGCCGTTCCGTCAGCGCACCCTCCCCGTAAACCACGAACTCCTGCTCACCTGTAGCAACCGTGTTCTTTTTTGTCGTGACATTGTTTACAACCGTCAGATCCTGATCCGGAAGCGCAGCAACAAGCATATCTGCATAACGGGCCATCAATTCGCGGTCATGCCATGAAGTAACGATATTGACCATCAGCCTCCCGGTATATTCGCTTGTGCGCAGTACCAGATTGCGCAGAAAGCCTGCATGCGCTTTGACAGCATAAGGGGCAAGGCGATTGGCGAGAGCAAATTCACGGGTCAGCCTGACCGCGCTGTTCATCGGCTCGTTGGCCAGATAGCAGTAGTCGATGTCGATCACCTTCTCGTAGTTTCCCGGAGCATGAAACCCCAGACCGAAATCCCTCGAACGGGAAAGCTCCTCCTGCGAAAGCTCTTCCGGCATAAGATAACGGATACTCGAACAGGAAAGCTCGACCTTGTTGCGGTAATGACAGGAGTGCCTGGCAGGGAGCACGGGATGTACGGGAGGATCGGTAAAACCTCCGATATGTACAAGATCGTCAATGACCTTTTTCCGCTTGTAACGCAACTGCGCCTCGTATGAGATATGCATGAGCTTACACCCTCCGCAAACCCCGAAATATGAACATACCGGTTCTACCCGGTCGGGAGACGACATCGTCACTTCAACGGCTGAAGCGTCGATATAGCGTTGCTTCACCTTTCTGATAAGGGCTTTCACCCGGTCGCCTGGAGCCAGCATTCCGGTGACCATTACGCTGATACCACAATCAAGACGTCCGAAACAGCGATCCTTGTCGGCAAAATCGGTAACCGTCAACTCTATAACGTCACCTTTTTTCAGGGCAGTCTGTTCCATACGAATCATTGTTAAGAGTTCACGGCCAGCAATGCCGCTCCGAATACACCCGCACTGTCGCCCAGCTGCGGCTTTAATAAGGGAATCTGTAATGTTGCATTGAATAGACTCCGTTCAATCCGGCCAATGCACTCCTGTGAATACAAGCGTCCGATACATCCGACACCTCCGCCGATAATACAGCAGTCCGGATCAAGTATATTCAGAACCGATGCAAGAGCTCTGGCGAAATTATCCACAAGACGT comes from Chlorobium limicola DSM 245 and encodes:
- the rsmH gene encoding 16S rRNA (cytosine(1402)-N(4))-methyltransferase RsmH, encoding MGIGSYHEPVLAAEVLQLLVRMPGVYVDGTLGGGGHSLAILEELERKGFLADSFLIGIDQDDHALKAASEKLSGFSGSTAIIKGNFSAIAAIVRKISAERHFTDSVAGILLDLGVSSAQIDTPERGFSYMRSGPLDMRMDPEAESSAADLVNTLSERELVTLFFRYGEEPRSRSIARGIIDYREKHGSILRTEELAEIIRLREARPDRVIKTLSRVFQALRVEVNRELEVLEQVLADGASLLSAQGRLAVISYHSLEDRMVKSFFTAQSSSDWGPRGVGLTEPLKKAEFAVVTRKPVASGQQELSLNPRSRSAKLRVLEKLA
- the mraZ gene encoding division/cell wall cluster transcriptional repressor MraZ, which codes for MAGFIGKELHALDEKGRLMIPARFRRDFVRGNGVVAEDKRKGSDGSGDGIYLYLMKAPDGSLELYEPDVWQEMKKSLAGLSDFNPEERLLKTMIYESLDVVTVDRQGRIPLTKEFLDHAGIMKELVIIGADTKMVIWEPERLASVLHDNAGRFTALAGRYF
- a CDS encoding NYN domain-containing protein; the protein is MKHNELVIDGYNLLHKLCPASAGTALDELRRKMETTLRSFQLRRKCSITVVYDGSGIRDSSCGNTLHTIYTASSKTADAWIIDYVKSLNTSRKMVTIVSSDREVTLYGKAYGAKCLTSEEFIGLLEKSRPPAGKNDRDYNSKYTNGFLDSNEVKKWKHLFESGR
- a CDS encoding chorismate mutase, coding for MSESTLSNTGHWRELEEWRKKIDAIDRQLSALLCERLQCARNISTLKARIGEQVLQPEREKEVLCNVVSQADSDEKIPALEKIYHCIIEESRLFQHERHGGQEHTGE
- the mltG gene encoding endolytic transglycosylase MltG produces the protein MLSDKSLLRKTLIAILLLAASVFSSILFIPGLNTSGKITAITVHRGMGFMRIVDEMQKSGTIKSRWQTIMTGRSLPGFHKIKPGRYSVPPGLSNFQLLYFLRTHPQDEEQITIPEGLEQREIARLLASRLDMDSIRFMSAVQNRRFLDRHGITGNSAEGYLFPGTYHFAWADTPEEAAGFLVRQFRSFYSDSLKKRTASQGLTERALLTIASIVEAETPLDAEKPVVASVYLNRLEKNMRLQADPTVQYALGQEARLLFYKDLRIDSPYNTYRHDGLPPGPICNPGASSILAVLNPAQTEYLYFVATGTGGHYFASTLAGHEQNIRKYRAARNSGKP
- a CDS encoding phosphoglycerate kinase; translation: MQKKTLSDITIQGKRVLMRVDFNVPLDEEKNITDDKRIVEALPSIKKIIENGGRLILMSHLGRPKGKPNQDFSLTPAAERLSELLDCPVIMAGDCIGTEVMQQVLALQDGEVIMLENLRFHPEEEANDPDFAKELASLGEIYVNDAFGTAHRAHASTEGITRYVQTAVAGYLIEKELMYLGKALQEPERPFVAILGGSKISGKIDVLENLFNKVDTVLIGGAMVFTFFKAQGLGTGNSLVEENKLELALSLIEQAARKNIKLLLPQDIIIAPEISADAESMAVAVNAIPDGMIGVDIGPETRAAYRQEILGARTVLWNGPMGVFEIDRFAEGTIAIAEAMADATAAGATTIIGGGDSAAAVAKAGLADQITHISTGGGASLEFLEGKELPGIAALND
- a CDS encoding rhomboid family intramembrane serine protease, with translation MNYNNQPYSPGGFQVMPPAIKTIILANVAVFLFQISPFGAFITAAGALWPLASENQVGVSFQIWQPVTYMFLHGSFGHLFFNMFALWIFGAELENYWGTRQFNIYYFVCGIGAAVINLLTTIGDAYPTVGASGAIYGVLLAFGMMFPNRYIFLYFLFPIKAKYFVAGYAAIEFLSGLGSRTMGSGSNIAHFAHLGGMLIGFLYIIIRRQGWTLKQWTGKLQPVKKNPRQAAIHHINERDKPVPEEEIDAILDKISSKGYESLSNEEKRKLLKAGGK
- a CDS encoding YkvA family protein, which encodes MKGTKQIFDSAKNKASSLLKDPVKTKKLLDTAFSRSSSAKNSTFPLFGLGEKVQALVRMIRSYVQKEYVDIPWQTIIAVTAALIYLVAPFDALADFIPLLGFADDAAILSAVLASINQDLERFLAWEKSKCENAEPAIYEEIDTQEINTQ
- the rlmD gene encoding 23S rRNA (uracil(1939)-C(5))-methyltransferase RlmD, whose product is MEQTALKKGDVIELTVTDFADKDRCFGRLDCGISVMVTGMLAPGDRVKALIRKVKQRYIDASAVEVTMSSPDRVEPVCSYFGVCGGCKLMHISYEAQLRYKRKKVIDDLVHIGGFTDPPVHPVLPARHSCHYRNKVELSCSSIRYLMPEELSQEELSRSRDFGLGFHAPGNYEKVIDIDYCYLANEPMNSAVRLTREFALANRLAPYAVKAHAGFLRNLVLRTSEYTGRLMVNIVTSWHDRELMARYADMLVAALPDQDLTVVNNVTTKKNTVATGEQEFVVYGEGALTERLGELDFRVSANSFFQTNSSQAAVLYAEILKVAGIRPDDTVYDLYCGTGTITLYLARHCRMAAGLEVVESSLSDAAKNADLNGITNAVFFQTDLKDFHAMLQKLENYDAPGVIVTDPPRAGMHPKALETMLKLRARTIVYVSCNPSNLARDGKEISRYGYRLVSVQPVDMFPHTVHVESVACFERIDHY